In the genome of Chrysiogenia bacterium, one region contains:
- the miaA gene encoding tRNA (adenosine(37)-N6)-dimethylallyltransferase MiaA — protein sequence MNAPTEHRGPALITLVGPTASGKTDISLALAERFGAHIINYDSVQLYAHLEIGSAKPSADERARAPHHLYEYGTPEFEPTAGDYARAAGELIEGLLEKGERIILVGGTGLYLRALVYGLAGAPPTEPEIRAQIAERFEGASPEEIHAALSEVDPQAAARLEINDRQRITRALEVFEQTGRALSDWQAEHGFAAPRLDVRCLGLDVPRETLYERIDARSAKMIAQGIIGEVERLLAMGYKAEGRALSSIGYRHVLAHLRGELDAAQLLETLARDTRRYAKRQLTWWRGDQSVTWLDATQGPAAFIEAARRIWEGDGA from the coding sequence ATGAACGCCCCGACCGAACATCGGGGCCCCGCGCTGATTACTCTTGTCGGTCCCACGGCCAGCGGGAAGACCGACATCTCGCTCGCTCTTGCCGAGCGCTTCGGGGCCCACATCATCAACTACGACTCGGTGCAGCTCTACGCGCACCTGGAGATCGGCTCGGCAAAGCCGAGTGCCGACGAACGCGCGCGCGCGCCGCATCACCTCTATGAATACGGCACGCCGGAGTTTGAACCCACAGCCGGCGATTACGCCCGGGCCGCGGGTGAGCTGATCGAGGGGCTGCTCGAAAAGGGCGAGCGGATCATCCTCGTGGGCGGCACAGGACTCTATCTGCGGGCGCTGGTCTACGGGCTGGCCGGGGCGCCGCCCACGGAGCCGGAGATTCGCGCGCAAATTGCCGAACGCTTTGAGGGCGCCAGTCCCGAAGAGATCCACGCTGCGCTGAGTGAAGTAGACCCGCAGGCGGCGGCCCGGCTGGAGATCAACGACCGCCAGCGCATCACCCGGGCGCTTGAAGTCTTCGAGCAGACGGGTCGGGCGCTCAGCGACTGGCAGGCCGAACATGGTTTTGCCGCCCCGCGCCTGGACGTGCGCTGCCTGGGGCTCGACGTCCCGCGCGAGACGCTCTACGAGCGCATCGACGCGCGAAGTGCGAAGATGATTGCGCAGGGGATCATCGGCGAAGTTGAGCGCCTGCTGGCCATGGGCTACAAGGCTGAGGGCCGGGCGCTCTCGAGCATCGGTTACCGGCACGTGCTCGCCCACCTTCGCGGCGAGCTCGATGCAGCGCAGTTGCTTGAAACGCTCGCGCGCGACACACGCCGCTACGCCAAGCGCCAGCTCACCTGGTGGCGCGGCGATCAGAGCGTCACGTGGCTCGATGCGACGCAGGGACCGGCTGCCTTCATCGAAGCGGCCCGGCGGATCTGGGAGGGGGACGGCGCATGA